The Oreochromis aureus strain Israel breed Guangdong linkage group 16, ZZ_aureus, whole genome shotgun sequence genome includes the window CTCAAATATAAACATGATCCAACATAGTTGACATAATCACATATATAGAAATAAGACAATACAGTACACTTCAAACTGCTCACACTATGCAACTAAACCGCATTAGTGCGAGGTTAAGTTACCGTCAGTACACAGGAACTACTTCGGTAgttgtacaaaataaaagcttcccCATTATAATCAGCGGTAATGCTCTTATTGTGAAGGGCAAGCGGGAACGCGATACTTCCGGCCAAACTACGATCGCTATTTATTAATCCTCGTACCTAATTGTACACTACAAACTCCGCTACTTCAAAGTAAACAATCACATACAACATACAGAGAAGGTTGGATAACACAGGAATGACGGTATGGACATACGGCGCCGTACATGTGTCAACAAGCTAAACCAGGATAAGCTAACGACATAAGTTAGCATATGAAATGAGGGTGGACTCACGCGTTTGCATGCGTGGCCTACCGCTCCAACTACGGACTACATTAACTCCTAAATGGTAAACTTACTACAGTACTGACACAAACAAAGGCAGATACAACACAGGTCAATACTCACTTGTCATTTACGCACACAAAACATTCCCCAGGAATTAGTGCAACCCCTCcagaccaacactgctcatccgACATTAAACTGCCCACCTTACTAACCGGATGATGATGTCACTAGAAGGTGGGCTGGCCCAAACTGACGGaagattaaatattaaatgaactTATATAAACTTATAAACACCAGTAAACTATTCTATGAACTTTGGGGCCTTTTATACAGCCGCCCCCAAATGTATGTAAGACATTTGCTCATCAATAAGGCAACAAAGTTCTAGGGTTGTGGTGAGTGCGACGTAGAGCTGTCCTCATCTTCTCCAGAGAGCAGCGCAGGGAGGACAACCAGTCTGGCAACTGGCCGGGTGTAGACTCTCTCCTTCACCTTCACGTCAGCCGACCTGATGCGTCCATCAGGGCTAGGATGAGTTTTAATCACCCTCCCCACAGGCCAGAGAGCCCTGGGAAGTTGTGGATCAGCGATCATCACCACAGAGTCCTCAGCCAAATCAGCTGCTGTCGATTGCCACTTCTGGCGAGTCTGCAGACTGGGAATGTACTGACGGATAAAACGTGACCAGAAATGGTCAGCCAACACCTGGGAATGCTTCCAGCGACGGCGACTGAGGAGCTCATTCTCTGGGTATACTATCTGAGGTAGGGATCCATCCGCCGCCCCATCAGAAGAACATTGGGAGTCACTGGATCTGCATCTCTGGCATCGGAAGACACATACCCCAGGGGTTTACTATTAAGTATCCCTCCACTTCGATGAGTACTGTGCGAAGCACTTCTTCTGGAACTGACTGAGCACCAACTGTAGCATAGAGGGCATACTTAACCGACCGGATCTCCCTTTCCCATGCTCCCCAAAGTGTGGGGCACCTGGAGGATTAAAGCGGAAGCTGATCTTCTGGGGTGCTAGGAGCTGTTGTAGTTCCGGCACATCTTCAGAAAGGTCTCACGCAGTTCCCTCTCACCTCCCTGAAGTTGGTCCCTGGTCTGAAAACAGCTCGGCAGGTGTACCTCACGAGCGACAAATCGCCGAAGAGCCATCAGGAATGCGTCTGCATCAATGGTGTTAAGAACATCCAAGTGGACTGCCCTGGTGGTAAGGCACTTGAATATGATTCCCATCTCTTCTCAATACGCCGTCCAACCTTGACCTCAAACGGCCCGAAGCAGTCCATTCCCGTAGAGTAGAAAGCCGGTTTATATAGACGCAGGCGGGCTGCTGGCAGGTCTGCCATCTTCGGCACTGTAGGTCTAGCTCTCCACCTTGACAATCAGCACAGAGGTGTTGGTAGCGCCGGACAGCTTCACGCCTCGCAGAATCCAGTAGGAGCGCCGAAGCTCTGCGAACACCCGCTCCGGGCCAGGATGATGGGCGGCTGTCAAAGTCTTGGATCAGGAGTTTGGTCACTGGGTGGCTTGGGTCTAGGATAATCGGATGGAGTGTCTCCAGTGCCAAATCTTCAGATCGACGAAGTCGTCCTCCAACACAAATGAGCTGTCTGGTCTCATCCACCTCaggtgacagagagagaagacgGCTGCTCCTGGGAACTGGCTTAGCGACTTTCAACAGACTGTACTCCTCCGGAAAACTATCCATCTGGGCCCTCTGTAGGATCAGCCTCTCTGCCCTGCGATAGTCCTCAGCAGTGGGATGACCATCTGGTTGGGCCGCCCCATGTAGCTCCTGCGCTGTAACCTCTAACATCTCACTCCAGGTTCTGTAGCGGCTCAAATCTGAAGTTGGCTGACCTGACGGAGCAGCTGCAGTGGTCCCACAGAACACAGCTTTGCGCAGCTCCGCGGCATCATCCGCTTGGTCAACCGTGAGATCCTCTGGCCAGGAGTCTGGACTGCGCAAGAGAAAAGATGGTCCTTGGCTCCATCTATTTGGTACAGCGAGCTCCTTCAGCTTCTTCCCCCGTGTCACATCATCGGCTGGATTCCTTCCAGAGTCGACATATCTCCAGGAGTGCCTGTCTGTCAGCTCTTGTATCTCAGCTACACGAGTGCCAACAAAGACCTTAAATCGGCAGGATTCAGACCTCAGCCAGGTCAGAACTGTTGTAGAATCAGACCATAGGACCGCCTGGTCGATTCTAAGGGTGAGCTCCTTTCCAGCACTTGTGAGAGCTGTGCCCCAGTGAGTGCAGCACAGAGCTCCAATCGGGCATGGAGTGAAACCGCTTGGGGGGCAACCCTGGACCGGGCCACCAAGAACGACAGATGCACTTCTCCAGTTCTGCCAGTGGTCCGGAGGTAAGCTACTGAGCCATAAGCTTCTGCAGAGGCATCACAAAATATGTGTACCTCTCTCTGATAGCTGAAGGTGTCCACTTGCTTAGGCACATATGGTCGAGGAAGAGTAACTTCAGGCAGAAACTGCAACTCTTCCTCCCAGGCTGTCCACTGCTGCATGAGCTCCTGAGGTAGATGTGGGTCATCCCAACCCCTTTGCTTGTCCCAAAGATGGCGGATGATTACCTTCGCTCTGGTTGTGTAGGGTAGGATGAACCCTAGGGGGTCGTACTGGCTGGCCAGGACCTTGTAGATATTGCGCATCGTGGGAACTGCATATGGAACTTGACGATGCTTGTAGCCTAGGACATCTGTGTGGAATAGCCAGCTCAATCCCAGGGTAGATTCTGGGGTATCTACCTTGTTCTGGGCCAGCCATAGCTCCACACTAGCAGAGCAGCTCTCTTCTGGTAAATGACTGATGACGTCACGTTCATTGCTAGCCCACTGTCGTAGGTCAAACCCTGCTGAGGCTAGGATGGCTCGTAACTTGTCGACAAGGTTCCTTGCCTCTTCCACGGTGGGGAAACTCTGAAGGCAGTTGTCCACATAAAAACACCTTTCGACTGAGAGTCTCACGTCATCACCTGGCTGGCTGTTGTCCATGACGTGACGCTGCAGGGCGAATGTGGCACAGCAGGGGCTACCCGTGGTTCGAACGGGAGCACCCGCCACTCGTAGACTGCTGGAGGGCTCTCGTCACTGATGTCACGCCAGACAAATCTGAGCAGGGCACAATCTTCTGGTAAGAGACGAACCTGGTGGAACATGCCTTTAATGTCCCCACACACTGCAACTGCATGCTCTCTGAAGCGTAATAGAACTCCCAGAAGCGACGCACCTAAGGTGGGCCCAGGCAGCAGGTAGTCGTTCAAGTTCTGTCCTCTGTACTGAAATGAGCAGTTGAAAACCAAGCGGTTCTTGCCATTATGGCTCACCATGTGATGGGGGATGTACCACGCCTCCTGACCTTCTGTAGCAGGTGTCTCAGAGCCACACTTGACGATGGAGCCAGCCTTGATAAGCTTCACCATCTCCACCTTGTAGGCTTCAGCTCGTTCTGGGTCTTTAGCCAGCCTTCTCTCCACACCCCGTAGACTTGGCATGACGGCGTCTTTAGTGGCCTGCAGTAGAGGCATCCCCTTCCGGCGAAGCAGTGGGGTGGCATAGCTAAGTATGCCCTCAACCTCTACTCGGACAGTTCTGGTCTCCAGAATGCGTATGGCCTCTTGGTCTTGCCTTGAACGAGTAACAACCTTCTCGTTTGGGAACGGAACGATGTCAACCTGCCATAGTTTCTCTACATGTTTCATTAACTCACTGACCTGAGGTGCCACAGTTGTCAGCAGGCACTGCTGTGGTTGGGCAAACTGGCCGACTATACTTGCTGGCCCTTGTAGCGCCCAACCCAGCCTGGTGCGAATAGCAGCAGGCCCTCCTGGAGGTCCCAGCCTGACTGGTTCAACGGGGTAACCAGATGGGGATGGTCACTGCCAATGAGTAGCAAGGGTTTCACATTTATCAAGGTGTGGATCGGAAGGCCAATCAGGTGTTTATACCTTTCTCTGAGTTGCTCCATGGGATAAGTGTGGCCTGCAAGTCCGATGCGTGCAGCAGTGAAGGCTCCAGCAATCTTGAACCTGGTCCTGGGCCTTGatgaagaggaaacagagaaCGACACTGACTCACCTCTGAGCGTCTGCACATCCTGCCTAATCGTGCGCAGTGGGACGTCCTCTGTGACCCCTTTCATGCCTAACTTCTCGGCAGCCTCTGGCAGAAGCATCGTCCTCTCCGACCCGTCATCCAAGACGGCATAAGTGCTGATTGTTCGCTTGCCATAATGAATGCAGACTTTGACGATCTTTAGAAGGACTCTGCAGCCTTCAGTGGGTCTGTCTAGATACAGGACGTCGGTCGCCGCCTTCGAGTCACCGCTCACCACCGCTGTTGTTGGTGACCCTTTCAGTGTTCTAACATTGACATCATGCAGTACCTGCAGGTGCTTCCCCTGGCAGAGGCTGCACGTCTTCCTCAGATTACACTGGGCCGCCTGGTGTGACCGTGCGCAGCGCCAGCACCTCTTGTTACTCTTTATCCACTCTGTTAGCTGGTCCTTTGTCAACTTGGATACCACTGTGCACTGACTGAGATAGTGCTCTTCCGTGTTACAGAATGGACAGTATGGTTTGTTCTTACTGGCCACACCCCCTGGCCTCATCGCCTGTGGCTTTGtcgttacctcctttgcaccaTGAAGGACTGCGATGGATCTCTTACTCTGGCGCACCTCAGGCCTGGGCCACTGTTTCTCCTTTGTCACTTTCGCTGCCAGCTGCCCTTCTGAGTCTTGGCACCAGGACTCATACTTAAGCCACCCTGCGAGATCTGCCAAGGTATGCATCCTCACACCTTGTTGGAACATGCAGCGGCGGAACTCTGCTCTCTGCTCGGGGGTAGTTTACTAAGCAGGCGAGCAACATGTGAACCACAGTGTAGTTCCACATCTCCTTCTGGGCCTAGTGTCCTTAACATCCCCACTAGTGACTGTATCTGGAGGGCAAATCTCTCAAATGCCGAGGCGTCTCCACGCCTGATGTCAGGTGAGTCCATCATCGCAGCAATACGCCTCAGCACTATCTGATGTGGCTGGGTCAATTTGTCATTGAGGGCCTCCATAGTATCAGTGAAGGGTGTGGTAGAGTTGAGGTAAGCATCGGCTATTAATCTGGCCTCCTCTAGGTGCAGGTGATCAACCAACACTTGATACTTGAACAGCTCAGTCGCGTCCTCAGGTAGAAGATTCACCAATGCCATCTTAAGCCTAGCAAACTCACTAGGGTCTCGACTTGAGAAGTTGGGAATTGTTGGGCGGGGACCATGGTAAACTGTCTCTGAGGTGATAAAAGTCCTGCCCAGATTCGGTCTGTCCGGCAGTGGCTGTGCAGAGGACAGATTGAACTGCTGCTGCTCAGGGGATGCTGGATTACAGTCATGCTCAGTCTTACTGTCCCCATAGGCGGCACGCAGATGCTTGGACCCGCCCAATGGGAAATTGCCTGAGCGAGGTGGAAGATGAACCGGCTTAAACCAAGGAGGTGGATTATGCGAGGCGTTATCTGGAAACCTGAGAGCAGGGGGAGGATCTGGTGACAGACTCTGTCCTGGGTGGTCCACAAACCTATTAGCAGGTGGGACTGCCATTGCCTCTGTCTTAATGGCTGGAAAAACACATGCATCTTTATGATGGGGGTTCAACACTGGTGGGTTACTAGGCAGTGGTGCTTCCTCAACTGGATCTGGCCACGGTGGTGGAGCAGGCCAGTCATCATCCTCCTCAATCTCTGGTGAATCACCCGGTAGCGGTGACTGCATTAACTTACTAGTTTGGAGAGAAGATGGGCCCTGCATGCCCTGGACAGCTTCCACTAACTGTCTCATTTCTGCTCGCAGTGCCTTGAGTTCGACCAGATCTGATGACATACGCTGCTGGGTCTGCTGGATGAGGTGGCGCTCCTGACGGATGTCCTCCAACTCTGCACCTATTTCCTTATTTGGATGTGTAGAGGGGAGCACGAAGGGTAGAGGAGTAGAGTGATCATAGGCTTGTTCCCCACGCCTTCTCTCTGGATACAGCTGGGGGGCTAGCTGATGCTCCTGGATGTGCTGTTGGCTCTGAGCTCCATAACGCGAGGCCGTCTCATGGAGAATAGCATCCCGCCTCCACTGAGGGCTGGCTAGGTTGCAGCTAAAGGGGGAAGCGAGGGAAGTCATCCTGGCCTTGTCCTCTTGGTGTGTGAGCTCCACATCCCCTCTATGTGCCTGGCTAATGTAGCCTGGGTACTCCAACTCATAATCTGCGTAGCGCACAGGTGGGCGAGCATGTCGTTTGGGGGCGCGCCGCGAGCTTCAGTACTCTGGGACTGATTCCATCTCTGAGGCAAACCTAGtgcatccggctcgaaggaccattAAATGTAGTGGAGATATTAAAGAGAGGCACGGCTGTGGCACTGATTCAGACTTGGAGCACTACGGTCACCCCGGTGTGTCGGCCAGAACACCACTTAAGGCCAAATAATCCCAGAGTAGGAAATAAGAAGGGAGCTTGAGGTTCCGTTTGAGGCACTTTATTATCACAACTCAATTTCTGGGGGTGTGAACACGGCGGGTGTACATAGCTGTGTaggtgggggtgtgtgtgtgtgtgtggtctcctacaaaagaaataaacaatggAAATACAAGATAAATAAAGAGAATAGACAAGTAAACACTCAAATATAAACATGATCCAACATAGTTGACATAATCACATATATAGAAATAAGACAATACAGTACACTTCAAACTGCTCACACTATGCAACTAAACCGCATTAGTGCGAGGTTAAGTTACCGTCAGTACACAGGAACTACTTCCGGTAgttgtacaaaataaaagcttcccCATTATAATCAGCGGTAATGCTCTTATTGTGAAGGGCAAGCGGGAACGCGATACTTCCGGCCAAACTACGATCGCTATTTATTAATCCTCGTACCTAATTGTACACTACAAACTCCGCTACTTCAAAGTAAACAATCACATACAACATACAGAGAAGGTTGGATAACACAGGAATGACGGTATGGACATACGAGCGGCCGTACATGTGTCAACAAGCTAAACCAGGATAAGCTAACGACATAAGTTAGCATATGAAATGAGGGTGGACTCACGCGTTGCATGCGTGGCCTACCGCTCCAACTACGGACTACATTAACTCCTAAATGGTAAACTTACTACAGTACTGACACAAACAAAGGCAGATACAACACAGGTCAATACTCACTTGTCATTTACGCACACAAAACATTCCCCAGGAATTAGTGCAACCCCTCcagaccaacactgctcatccgACATTAAACTGCCCACCTTACTAACCGGATGATGATGTCACTAGAAGGTGGGCTGGCCCAAACTGACGGaagattaaatattaaatgaactTATATAAACTTATAAACACCAGTAAACTATTCTATGAACTTTGGGGCCTTTTATACAGATTCATTCCTGAAATCTAAAAGTAGACATCACTAAAACCAACGTAAACAGTTTGTTGCATCTTAGTGTTCTGTTCCATAACATTCTTCTCTTGTTCCCATTAGAAGCGTCTTTTAAATTACAAACATCTTTGTGGCTATAGTTTGTTAATGTCTATGAAAGAAGGCTTTATTGCACCGTGCGTTGTATATAATGTGTGGTCTTTGACAATAAACTGATGGGAGGCTAATGTGCTAAACTGCCATTGGCTCTGTTTTTATTGCTATGAAATCCATTATGATCTGTGCTTTTGTGGAATGTGAGCTTACACTTAAAGCTAAGCAAGCTTTCTGTAATTTATTATCTTAACAGATAAGTTTCTTCCTATTAACCACCCTAACATGTGTGATGATAGAAGACCTTTAATGACTACCACTGGCTATGTTTCTTTAGCCAGCAAAACCTTGATGATGGAGACTCCTTCGCTTCCCTGGTttaataaaacaagaaacatgCAAGTTGATGTTCCATTTATAACCTGGATTACAAACCACCTGACAGATCAACCACTGAATGTCAGGCTGAAGAGCTGCTGCTCAGACAGCATACAAAGCTGGGAGCAACACATGGGACTGTCTTAtcacccttcctcttcaccctctataCTTCAAACTTGGGGAATAGATCAGAATTGTACCACCTACAGAGGCTTTCAGATAACTGCTATTATTAGCTATATTattgatgaggaggaggatgaacaCAGAATGGTGGTGGATAGTTTTATGGAGTGGTGTGGTCTAAACCATCTACAGCTGAACATCAGTAAGATTAAGAATAACCTGTATCAActccaaaagacaaaataatttCCCTCACAATTAATAAAGTTCTTATTTAACTTAtataacttcattttaaaatgctgacagaaaTTGCTCAAGTCTTTTAATTTAGCTGAGAGGTTTGTATTTAAAAATTATCAAAAGTACTTCTGTAAattttaccagtaattttcatcCTCAAATATATACTACAGTGACAGTTCATATCCATAAATTAAAGTCAGTGTTATTAATACAGTGAAAGTCTTcctatccattttcttccacttattcaGTTATGGGTTGAAAAGAGCAGAAGCAGAATACACCCTGGACACGTGTCCAGCCTTTTAAAGGCCAACaaatagagacagacaaccattacACCAACAGTCAACTTGGAATCACTTAACCTAACCTCATCCGAGTCTTtagactgtgagaggaagccagagtagccacagagagaacaggaaaacatgcaaactctgcacaaaGAAAGGTTGCAGGCTGGAGTCAAACTCAGAGCCTTCTTGTTGTGAGGCAACAGCAAGATCCAATGGACCACTGATTTTATATCTTAACAGAGCAAGTTTAAAGTCTTTTTATAATATCGTTAGCTTCATAGCATAAGTGCCTAAGTCATTTTCTGGTCAAAGTGACTTAGGCACTTATGCTATGAAGCTAACGATATGTTGACTTCATTTATGTCATACTTGAAGATCTGAAATGTGACAAGAAGCTTGACAACGTTTCTAAACCAGGGGTAAAACAAGGCATATATCAAAGGGTTTAGACAagagttaaaataaaagataatgACCACAGTAGATACAGATGGATTATTTACAATGTTTTCTTCCACAAGAGTGTAACAGTAAAATGGACAGTAACATGCAAGAAACACAACTACAAGAACTCCAAGAGTCCTGGCTGCTTTCAACTCAGATTTGTTTGCTTGAGTCAGTGACCTCTGAAGTGTGACAGCTGTGACATGAGAGCGCATGGCGCGAGCCTGAGACACAGCCACCACAAATACTCTCATATACAGAACTATGATGACAGAAACTGGAACAATGAAGCATAAAACAAGGTCAACAAACCCTACAATATCACTGCTCACAAACATACACTCTCCGTAACAGGAATTATACCTGCCTGGTTCAATTAGGATATCCTTTGTATAAAGAGTGAtgtaaaaaattgaaaaaaaccaacacagacaaacactcaGTTTGACTCTTGCCACAGTCATCCTAGTGGGGTAATGCAGAGGGTCACAAATAGCCACATAACGGTCAACTGATATTAGAATTATGTTCCCTATTGAAGCGCAGGTAATGTTGCCAGTCAGATACCAATAAACCGAACACATTAGATCACCAAGTACCCAGCAGGCTGTGTTTCTAAAGATTTCTAAAGGCATCAACAGGAGACCCACAAGAAAGTCTGAGACagccagagagaggaggaggatgttactgggTGTGTGAAGTTGCCTGCAGAGGAACAGAAAAGAATATAATTCAcattaataattttaaaatgtcttaAGTGAATATGCTGTGTTGGGAAAGTATGATTAAGTCtaagtaaataaaacattacagtCATGGTTAAAATAAACTGAGCAAAATTCATTTAACTCTTTCATCACTAATTCATAAGATGTAAATCTAAGTTTTCACATGTCTAAAAGTTAAACTGtattataattaaaaaattTATTGCTGCCTGAAGTAAGAGACTGAGACGATGACGAGTAGGTTTAGAGCAGCAGTGATCACAGAGATACATGAGAGCACAATGTTCAGGAGCACAGCTTTGGACCAGAGAAGTGTCGGCTTCCTGCAGGAACTGTTGAGGAGTTGTGGAAAGCAGAGCTCGGCTCCTTTCTGTATCTCCATCATCAGGCAGCTGCAGCTCTGCGATCAGAACCTTTTCTCATAAAGCTGATTTATCTCTCCCCTCCCACTATTCTCTTTCAGTGAAAAACATAATGACCCTCCTCTCTTTTTCTTACAACACAGTTTCCTCTGGGAAAAACAAAGTATTCTGGTTCTGATTCCAAATTCATCATCATACCTTATCTTTTTCACACTCACTATCTCACACACTGTCATGGTGCCGGGTCGTTGAcgcagcgttttgtgtttcatGATTATTTTCCTCTGTTCTAGTTTCCTGGCCAGTTCTGAGACTGTGATgcactccagggcctccccagaggctgagttTCAGCCCTCAGCccactctggacccctggaggctAAGAACCCAGCTGAGGACTGCACCCGGCTGTCGCTGACTGAGCAGAGTCAGTGCTCCGTGCAGCTGCAGTCTGCTCTGTgtttgccagaggcccgtgtgcctgctggttctgttttgtccctgccagaggcccgtgtgcccgctggttctgttttgtccctgccagaggcccgtgtgcctgtTGGTTCTGTtttgtccctgccagaggcccacGAGCCTGCTGGTTCAGCCCTATGTGTGCCAGGGGCCCCTGTGCCCGCTGGTTCTGTGACTAtttccgctgggggttctggagagcccaGCCAGCCCAttctcgtctccgctggagggtccgagggactgctccagcctcctgtctccgctggagggtccgaggggcccgtccagcctcctgcctcgtcagctggagggcccgaggagcctgTCCAGCCTCTTGCCTCATCAGCTGGGGGTCCTGGAGGACCCAGCCAGCACATCCTAATGTCTGCTGACGGTTCTGGTGAGACCGTTCAGCCACCACCTGCTCCACCACCTGCAATCTCCACACCGCCGCCTGCCGCAGCGGCTTCATCCACGCCGCGTGCCGCAACAGCAGCTTCATCCTCGCTGTCGCCTGCCGCAGCAGCAGCTTCGCCGTCGCcatcgcctggtccagcttcagcttcgccgtcgcctggtccagcttctgcTTCGTCTGGTCCAGCTCCAGTGTCTTCATCCACCTTGTCTGGTCCAGCTACAGAgccttcagcctcgcctggtccagcttcagagccttcatcctcgcctgcagcagcctccgagtcttcatcctcccctgcagcagcctccgagtcttcatcctcgcctgcagcagcctcatcatccacttcgcctgcagcagcctcatcatccgcttcgcctggtccagcttcagcttcagcttcggCGTTGCCTGGTCTGGCTTCGCCTGGTCCTGCGGGGGCCATGCAG containing:
- the LOC120433526 gene encoding trace amine-associated receptor 13c-like, which translates into the protein MEIQKGAELCFPQLLNSSCRKPTLLWSKAVLLNIVLSCISVITAALNLLVIVSVSYFRQLHTPSNILLLSLAVSDFLVGLLLMPLEIFRNTACWVLGDLMCSVYWYLTGNITCASIGNIILISVDRYVAICDPLHYPTRMTVARVKLSVCLCWFFSIFYITLYTKDILIEPGRYNSCYGECMFVSSDIVGFVDLVLCFIVPVSVIIVLYMRVFVVAVSQARAMRSHVTAVTLQRSLTQANKSELKAARTLGVLVVVFLACYCPFYCYTLVEENIVNNPSVSTVVIIFYFNSCLNPLIYALFYPWFRNVVKLLVTFQIFKYDINEVNISLAS